Proteins encoded by one window of Sphingosinicella sp. BN140058:
- a CDS encoding DUF969 domain-containing protein codes for MTWLPLLGILIVVVGFMLKLNPMLVVTVAAIATGLLAGMDPVQVIATFGKAFNDNRIIAIVWIVLPVIGLLERFGLQQRAASVIRGLASATAGRLLVLYLLYRQFTAAIGLHSTAGHPQTVRPLVAPMALAAAEKQHGALSEEEQDKVKSYAAATDNVGVFFGEDIFFAIGSIVLIQQTLAANGYDLAPLHLALWAIPTAVAAFLIHGARLLLLDRRLSRSSLSRSDEPSLGEEEKT; via the coding sequence ATGACCTGGCTGCCCTTGCTCGGCATCCTGATCGTCGTCGTCGGCTTCATGCTGAAGCTCAATCCGATGCTGGTCGTCACCGTCGCGGCGATCGCCACCGGTCTGCTCGCCGGCATGGACCCGGTCCAGGTGATCGCGACCTTCGGCAAGGCGTTCAACGACAACCGGATCATCGCCATCGTCTGGATCGTCCTGCCGGTGATCGGCCTGCTCGAGCGGTTCGGGCTGCAGCAGCGCGCGGCGAGCGTCATCCGCGGGCTGGCAAGCGCAACCGCGGGCCGATTGCTCGTCCTCTACCTGCTCTACCGTCAGTTCACCGCGGCGATCGGCCTCCATTCGACCGCCGGGCACCCGCAGACGGTGCGGCCGCTGGTCGCGCCGATGGCGCTGGCCGCGGCCGAAAAGCAGCATGGTGCCCTAAGCGAGGAGGAGCAGGACAAGGTCAAATCCTACGCCGCGGCCACCGACAATGTCGGCGTGTTCTTCGGCGAGGACATCTTCTTCGCGATCGGCTCGATCGTCCTGATCCAGCAGACGCTCGCCGCCAACGGCTACGATCTCGCACCGCTGCATCTCGCTTTGTGGGCGATTCCGACCGCCGTCGCGGCCTTCCTGATCCATGGCGCGCGCCTGCTGTTGCTCGATCGACGACTTTCGAGATCCTCCCTGTCACGAAGCGACGAGCCTTCGCTTGGGGAGGAGGAAAAGACATGA
- a CDS encoding DUF979 domain-containing protein gives MITLHWLYVLAGLMFAGFAILSALDGSNRKRFGNAAFWGLMALSLLAGDRLGDFGNGLLVLGLAGLAGFGSLGRSSPPTLSEAERERWSQRLGNRLFLPALIIPVTALIGTLLYTYTPLGQSGWFEAKRETYILLALGVLLALAVIFAWLRPPASAPLQEGRRLIDAMGWAAVLPQMLAALGVLFAAAGVGTVIGDATRALIPEGSIFLTVVVFALGMAVFTMIMGNAFAAFPVMATAIGVPLLIRTYGGDPAVIGAIGMLAGFCGTLLTPMAANFNIVPAALLELKDRNGVIKAQVGTALPLLLINILLIYFLAFR, from the coding sequence ATGATCACCCTCCACTGGCTCTACGTCCTTGCCGGCCTGATGTTTGCCGGTTTCGCGATCTTGAGCGCACTCGACGGATCCAATCGCAAGCGCTTCGGCAATGCCGCCTTCTGGGGCCTAATGGCGCTGAGCCTGCTCGCCGGCGACCGGCTCGGCGACTTCGGCAACGGCCTCCTCGTGCTCGGGCTCGCAGGCCTTGCCGGCTTCGGATCGCTGGGCCGATCCTCCCCGCCGACCTTGAGCGAGGCGGAGCGCGAGAGGTGGTCGCAGCGCCTCGGCAACCGGCTGTTCCTGCCGGCCCTGATCATCCCGGTGACAGCGCTGATCGGCACCTTGCTCTACACCTACACGCCGCTCGGCCAATCAGGCTGGTTCGAGGCCAAGCGCGAGACCTACATCCTGCTCGCGCTCGGCGTCCTGCTCGCGCTCGCCGTCATCTTCGCCTGGCTGCGGCCGCCGGCATCGGCGCCGCTGCAGGAGGGGCGACGGCTGATCGATGCGATGGGCTGGGCGGCGGTGCTGCCGCAAATGCTGGCGGCGCTCGGCGTGCTGTTCGCCGCCGCCGGCGTCGGCACCGTCATCGGCGACGCGACGCGGGCGCTGATTCCGGAGGGCAGCATTTTTCTGACCGTCGTCGTCTTCGCGCTGGGCATGGCGGTGTTCACGATGATCATGGGCAATGCCTTCGCCGCCTTTCCGGTGATGGCGACCGCGATCGGCGTGCCGTTGCTGATCCGGACCTATGGCGGCGATCCGGCGGTGATCGGCGCGATCGGCATGCTGGCCGGCTTTTGTGGAACCCTGCTGACGCCCATGGCGGCCAATTTCAACATCGTCCCGGCGGCGTTGCTGGAACTCAAGGACCGCAACGGCGTCATCAAGGCGCAGGTCGGGACGGCGCTGCCGCTGCTCCTGATCAACATCCTTCTCATCTATTTCCTGGCGTTCCGATGA